TAAATCATCAGCCATTATGAGAACAATATTTGGACTTGTACCTTGTGCATTTATACTTAGTAAACTTATGAGAAACACCATCACTCCATTAATAGCAAATCGTAATACTCGTCTTTTATTTACTTTCATTTTATTGTCTATTTAATTAATTGGGTTCTCTGCAAATAATTCTGTAATATTTTTAGTGTAGTTATATTTACACTTTAGATTAATTATATACTTTCATCAATATTTATTCATTTTAATAGAGAATCACATAAAAAAAGGTTTGAACTGTATAGTTCAAACCTCTTTTCAATAAATAAAACATCTAATAAATACTATTCTACTATCACTTTATAAGCAGCACCTGCTTGTCTAATGATATACATCCCTTTTTTTGGATTAGACAGCTTAGCTTGATTTCCTGTTCCTTCATCTAGTTTTCTACCTGACATAGAATAGATCGACCAAGGTTCAGAATTCTTTAAATTAAACGACCCATCTTTACTTGGATTAGGATACACATTGAAGGTGTTTTCCAAAACATCCGATTGACTGTTCTTTTTTGCACTAATTTTATTAGCACTAGAAGCATAAAACGCTTTTAATCTATTAATAGCTGTTGCACATTGCCTTGGTGTACCGTATATCATAAAAATCTCAGATCTGTAAGATTCAAAAATATCTCTTAATGCCGCTGGGTTTATTAAATAAGCTGGCCTATCATTAAATCCTACTAAAGACATACCTGTTTCACCTGCACGAACTCTGTTATCATTCATTCCTACTTCTGTTTCTGGAGATCTATTTTGTGCATAAACTATTTTTCTTCCTTTTTTTTCCCTACCTATAATAGAGTTGATATTAATCTCTGACAATGGTCTAAATAAGGCAAATGCCTTTCCTGTAGTTGAAGTAGCACTAGTTTCATCGGTAATCATATATCCTTGATCTGATTGTGCTCTACTTAGTTTAAGTGCTTTTTTTGCAACTCTATCTTCTCTTTGCCATGGTGAGCCAGGTGCAGCATTTCTATAAAACCTATATCTTGGATCCCATTGTGATCTATCGTATCTAGCATTATAAGGACACTTTAGATATGTCATATCTTTATATGTAGTTACATAATTATTATTTTTCTTATATTCATTTGGAATTTCATCTGTACTAACTCCTAAATAATCCGTATTTAAGATAGGAAGTATTTCTCCCGTTTTTCTATCAGTAAACTCTCCAAAACGAAATTGCTCTAAACTATGGTCTGGATTTCTTCTATATTGTATTTCATAATAATGTCTAACTACAGAAGCTGCTCCTAAATCTAGTCCATCGTCATTTAAAAGGTAATTTTCATATTCGCCATAAAAAATAAAAGGAGAACCTACTTCCATTGTATGTGTAATAGAATCATCTTCCTCAAGTTCGTCTTGATCACTATCTTCATTATCAAAATTATAAGAGTCATCTACCTTCCTTGTCCCACCTAATCCATCAGGAGCAAATTCATTTTCAGTAAAGTCATATTGTCCATCTGCTTTCCAAAGGGCCATTCTAAAAGGGCCTACTGTCAATTTTTTATTAACAATTGTTCCATTAGGTACAATTTCTAAAGTTCCATTGTCATTTTGTCCCTTAACAGAAGTTATGATATTACCCACTCTTTTATTAAAACCAGCTTGAGTGGGATTGTATTTATCTTGATGAGCAGCATCACGCATGGTAGCTTGTACAGCACGTCCGTAAAGATCTGCTTTCTCTCCTACAATATCACCTTGTCCTGGTATTACTATACTATTAATTACCCCTCCTGCATTTGAAGTAATACCTATCTGAAAATTATTAGCTCCATTAACATCCAACTTATGCGTTGTTTCTCTATGGTCGTCCGTAATAAGAACTATATTTTGTGGCGGATTATCCGTCGTTTGGGCATAACTATTAAAGAATGCTGATAACGCTATAGTAGCGAAAATTTTAGTTTTAATCATAATTAATTGGTTTAGGTTAGTGTTAAAATAAGTTTTCAACATTACAAGTATAAACTATTCATAAGACCGTTGCATCCTGCTACTTCTGTCTAAAGTTCTATATCAGTTAATTGACTATTACATAAACGAAACAGATATAATTCTTAAAAATTAAATTCATATTTAAAGCTCTGTTTAAAATCTGAGCAGAAATAATAGGATATTATTCTAATATTGAATGTCTATATTTGATCTTAAAACAAAAACAGTTAAACCTTTATAAGCTACTACTTTTTAGTCCTTGCATGTTTATAAACACTTAATGTCTTTTTTAATTCTTTATACACGTTTCTTTCCTGTCTACTTAAGCTTTCTAAAGGAAGTGGTTGCTGCTCATAAAGATCATTTTTTACATTATAAAACTTACCTGTTGCATATAATTTATACTCTTTATTCCTTGCAAATTCTTTCAATCTTTTTAAGTCACCGTGTCCTGAAAACCAACTATAAATAGATTTTTTAGGATTTCCTTTTTTGCCAAAAAGTTGGGGAAGAAAACTAACACCATCAACAGGTATAATTGAAGGAACATCAGCATTCGCAATCTCACAAATTGTAGGTAATACATCACTAAAATCAATCAAGTCAAAATTTTTAGTATTCGCCTTTATTTTACCATCCCAACGTGCTACAAATGGTACATGAGTTCCGTTATCTGTCGTTTTTGTTTTTCCTCCAATATATTCTTTACCTCTAAACATAGAAACAATAGGTTTATCAGTTCCATTATCACCTGTAAATATAATTATGGTATTTTCACTAAGTCCTAAGTCTTCTATTTTGGTAACAATTTTGCCTACTAATCCATCCATATAAGCTACCATCTCAGGAAAATATTTAGGATCACCTTTATAAACTTTAGAACCCATGCTTTTACTATCCCAATCCTTTGAGTCTGGAGTTGGAATAAAAGGACAATGCGTTAAAATCATTGGATAGTATGCAAAAAATTGCTCGTTTTTGTTCTCTTCAATAAAATCACAAATAAAATCGCTAACAATATCAGGTCCAAATTCTCCGTTTGTAAAAGACTTCACTTTACCATTAATTTCAAGAATTGGATTTGAAAACCTTGTATCATGTTTAGCTTTATTTACTCTAGGACGAGATTGTTGCCAAAGACAAGATTTATCAAAACCAAAGTGTTGAGGGGAATCCTTCTCTTTTCCTAACTGCCATTTACCTGCTATAGCTGTTTTATAACCCGCATTTTTTAAAAGATTCCCAAAAGTTGCTTGACTTCTATCTAAATCTGCAAAACGCGTATAATTACGAACGTTATATTGACCTGTCATAATTTGTACTCGAGAAGGAGTACATACTGGTTGAGAATGGCAATTTTCAAATTTAATACCTTGCAAAGCCAGTTTATCAATATTTGGTGTTTTGTATGACGTTCCGCCGTATGCGTTTACACACTCCACACCAAAATCATCTGCCATAATTAAAACAATATTGGGAGGATTATCTTGCGCTTTTACATCTAAAAAACTTATTAGTAATAAAGTTATTACAATAATATATTTATCAATTTTATTACCTTTCTTAATGAGCATTTGATTAAAATTTATTAAAAAAACAAACTACATATCTTGCAATTTTAAATACTTACATGAGAAATCTAATCTTGTTTTATTTAAAACTAAGTATAATCTCTTTCCCTTGGTTTATAATTTCCAATACAAAATATTAAAACACACAACCTTGGTTATTTATGTGAAATTAAACTAAAAACAAGAAAATAGTATCCTGCTACTTCTGTCTTTAAAAATTATTATTCACAATTCATCTATTTTAAACACATTCCTAAGTAGGTAAAACTTATACATAATTAGTATAGATTTTAATAACAAATAAGAATACTGCAGAAATAACAGGATGCTATTGTAAAGTTTTAATACGAAGTTTGATTAATGAAAACAACATTCACGTTTAATAGTTTATAAAAAAATGAAACTATTTTTAATAATACTTATAATTGCTGCTTCTCAAAATTTATTAATAGGGCAACAAACGGGTAGTTGGGGAGATCAAGGAGATGGTACTTACAAAAATCCTATACTTCAAAGTAATTACCCAGATAACGATGCGATTAGAGTGGGTGATACATTTTATATGATGTCTTCCACAAATCATTTTATCCCTGGCATGGTCATCTTAAAATCAACGGATTTAGTAAACTGGGAATTTTCAAACCATATCATGAATGCTCCAGTAGATTATGATAAAAACTTTAGTATTACTCAAGAAAGAAAACTAACAAGTCGCGGAAACTGGGCGGGTTCTTTTGGATATAATGGGGAAGCATACTTTGCCTATTGGTGTTATAACAAACGACATAAAAAACCTGGAGGTACCCATACCATAGTCTATTCAAAAGCGAAAACCATGGAAGGCCCATGGAGTATTCCAAAAGAAATTACTTGGGCAGATGGTAGTCATATAAACACCACCGACCCAGGGGTGTTTTGGGATTTAGAAACAAAAAAAGCTTGGATAGGACTATGGAAGGATGGAGAAGTTAGAATTTATCCTATGTCGTGGGATGGAACTGAAATATTAAAAAACAGAGGAGAGGGAATCCTTGTAACAAACACCTTTCAAGGGGAAGCTGTAAAAATATTTAAGTTCAAAAATAGGTATTATGTTTCGAATATATATGTAGACAAAGATTCTGAAGGAAAAAGACTTAGAATGGGAGCTATTCAACGATCAAAAAACATTGAAGGTCCTTGGGAAGGAAGACTTAACTTAGAAAATGGAAATGGAACAAATAGAAACCCTGCGCAAGGAACTTATATTAATTTAGAAAATGGAACAAGTTGGTTTTTGCATCAATTATCTACAGGAAGTAATGAAGAAAGATATATGGGAAGACCACAATTTCTAGAGCCTGTAATTTGGAAAGATGGTTGGCCAAATATAGGTATTGACACCGATGGAAATGGTATTGGAGAAGTTATTTGGCAACATAAAAAACCAATACAAGGAAATTCAATAAATGCACCAGCATCTGATGACAACTTTGATGGAGCTATATTAGGGATGCAATGGAACTGGCGCTTTAATCCGGATATGTCAAAATGGTCACTCACAGAAAGACCTGGTTTTTTAAGATTAAAGTCATCTGCCCCTTCTTCCTCAAAAAACAACAGTCTAGATGAACTTCCAAATATTATCGGACAACGTTTAATGGGGCGGTATAATAATGTAATGACAACCAAAATAGACCTTTCTAAAATGAAGTCTGGACAAGAAATTGGATTTCATATTTCTTCTCTTGAAAATAATGCCATTGCTATCAAAAAAGAAATTACAACTCTTGTTTAGATCTGGTAAAAAGGAAGCTCCTAATATTCAAAAAGGAAGCTTTATAAATCAAAAAATGATTTGGTTTCAGGCGAAAGTCACAATTGGTTTAGCTACTTTTTATTATAGTTTAGACGGAAAAATGTTTACACAATTTGGAAATGAAGTCCGTTTACTATTTAGTGGTTTCACACCCAATATGGTTGGCTATTACAGCATGAACTCAGAAGCAAAAGGATATATTGATATTGATTGGTTTCAATATGACTATGATGGTCCAAAAGGAGATACAAAATAATAAACTTAGACTTTAAACAAATTTGTAAATACAAAAGACCTCCTTAACATTGGGATGAGTAAAGGAGGTCTTTCTTTTATATTTATAAGCTAAAAAACTATTAGTTTATTGTGTGTAAGGCACAGTGCCAGTTGCGTCTAAAGGATATCCCCATTTTTTTATATATTCCATTCCTGGAAGAAAATCGTCTTCTGTTTCAACTAAGCGTTCTATTAGCTTTTTATCCAACTCTTTTTGTAACGAAGCATAGGCTACATTTCCAATTAAATTATTCATTTGATACGGATCCTTCTCGTCATCAAATAACAACCAAGGACCGTCTAAGTCTTTCGCATAAGTGTATCTTTTAGTCTTAAGCGCTCTATACTCTTTACCTCCATGTTGCACTTTATTCCATTGTCCAAATGGCTGTACACAGGTTAACAAAGTAGACTCTCCAACGTTTTTTTCTTTGCCTTCCAAATAAGGTCTATAGTTAATACCTTCTACAGTGTCAGGAATTTTAACATCACACAAAGCTAAAATAGTTGGTAATATATCTTCCGAATTCATCAAAGCATCTTTTATTCCTGGAGCTATTTTTAATTTTTCAGGAATATAATATAACATAGGAACTCCAGCAGATTCGTTATAAGGTTGTTGTTTTTTATAGGCGCCATGAGATCCCAAAAGATCTCCATGATCTGCGGTTACAACAATAATAGTATTATCTAGCTGGCTATTTTTCCTTAAATTTCGGACAACCTTTCCTATCATATCATCTAAGGCCGTAATATGTGCATAATAACCAGCGAGATCCTCTCTTACTTTTTTCTTCATATTAACAGGAACATTTTCACGTAACTTAATATCGTCTGGGTTAAATAAATCTCTATATTCTTTGGGGGCTGAATGGTAAGGCGCGTGAGGCGTTCCATAAGAAAGTAACATTAAAAATGGGTTGTTAGCCAATTTTCTATCATTCATATAATTAATTGCAGCATCAGTTTGTGCAAACGTGTCATAACCTTTCCAAATTTTTCTTTTAGGATCATCATTATCATAATATACAGATCCATTGTAATTGTGTGTACATTCATTTCCCATCCAAAATTGAAATCCTTGTCTTCTATTACCAGGCATTACATTTTGTAACCTTCCATGTCCGTCAATATGCCATTTACCCACAAAACCTGTACTATATCCTTCCTTTGCTAAAATTTTTGCCATAGTTACCGCATTGGTATCTAATTGTACATCATTCATAAAAACACCATGTGTTAAAGGTCGCTGTCCTGTTAATAGAGATGCTTTAAAAGGAGAACATACAGGCATTCCTGATACCGCATTTTTAAAATTAACACTCATTGCCGCTAAACTATCCAAGGCTGGTGTTTTTACATTAGGATCCCCGGCATACCCTGTTGCTTGAGCCCTCCATTGGTCTGCCAAAATAATTAGAACATTGGGTTTAGATTCTTTTGTTACTTGAGTGGTATTCCCTTTTTTTAAGTTACAAGAAAGTAACATAGTAATGCCTATAACCAAAAGGCTTAGTTTCTTAAATGGTATCATGTATTTATATATTTTAATTAATCTACAAATTATTCGGTAACTACATCCCAAACTTTTGAGCGTATGTCTACGCCTTTAGGTCCAGATACTGTTAAAACAACAATCCACTCTCCGGCTTTATCATAAAAGTGAGATGGACTTTTTTCAAAAGACTCTTTTCCATCTCCAAAATCCCAATGCCATGTTTCTATTACTCCAAATGATTCATCTTTAAACTGAATCCATCGTTCTTTTCTATCTAATTCTAGAAATGACCAATTTGCTTCTATTGGTTTTCTGTGATTTTCATCTAAAGGCATTAACCGAAAGAAATTCAAATAACTGGCATCACGAATCATTTTGAGGTCGTCTGCCAAATGGATAAAGTCTCTAGATTTTTCGCCATCGTAATCAATAACACACCATGACAAACCAATGATTTCATTTTCTTCTAATTGACTTATTGTTGATTTATCAATTCCAGAAATGTCTGCATGATCAAAAGGTGTTATCCAAAACTCCATTTTAAGATTTCCTTTTTCGCCATGTTTAAAATTATAATCATAAGCAATATTAAAGTACGGAAAGTCTTTTAACCAAGGCGTATTTCCCCAAACCATAGCGGCATCTTTATTTTTAACGGGCGTAAAAACATGATAGTTTTGAGCATGTGCTCCATGACCTTTAAAATGTAATTTTTCAAAAGAAAAATGATCTAAATTCCCATTATCCTTTTTAATGAAAGGACCTCCAGATAAATCACCATCAACAACTACTTCAAAAATATCTTGTTGTAACCCTTTGTCATTAAAATCCCAAAAGTCATCATATGCTTCTACATAAAAATAAAGTCTATTGAGTCCGTTAACCCAAGCTACCTTTACCGTTATGTTATAATCTTTAGGATCTAAATTAGATTCCAATCCCTTTTGAGCCCCTTTCATATCTGCTAGACGGATAATATAAGAATTAGGAATTTGGTTCCATTCTAAAAAGCGACCATCAATACTAGGCATGTCTGCTTTTGGAAACTGATATATTTTATATTCCTTAGAACGTTGCCCGTAAAAACAAAAAGAGAATCCTAAAATAAACGTGATGCAAATTATATATGAAATTTTTATACTCATTTAAAAAACAGTTTAAAGCTAAGTGCTAGACTCTATTTAAGTTTCGTATTTATTTTATAAATTTCAGAACGAATCTCGTCTAAATCCCCTACAACTAACCAATAATCGTATTCAAAAACATCATTTTTCTTTAATTGTACAGATTTTAATGGTGCGATATAAGAGGTTTGACTATCTGTACTTTCAAAACCCGGAGCACCCGCCATTCCTGCTAAAAAATTTGAAGATATTGGCGTATAGACACCCATACCCCATTTATTATCATCTACAAATGCCATCCAATGTTCTGTAACTTTATCTTCATTATAACGTCCCCAAAAACCATCTTCTAGATGTTCTACTTCAGGATTATCAAGAGTATCGTTCGTAAATGGTGCTTCTCCAAAATAACTATATAAATTTTTAAGTGCCGAAATAGGATATACTGCAGGAAGCTCTTGACTTCTTGCTCCCGTTTCTCCATAAATAGTGTCTGTACGGTGGCAGGTTAATTTATTATGTACTTTTATAACATTACCTTCTAAGATGCTCCATTGCTCCATTATGGCTTCTGCAGGTCTATTATTCATATCCCATAACATAGGAATACATTTTACGTATAATGTGTTCTCTGTTTTTGTAGCTACCAATATCTCCGCTCTATTTCCAAAAGAATCTCCTACTTGAATAGGATTCCACGTCCATGGCGACCAATTTGGATTTTGACCTTCCTTAACCCTATTTAACATATTTCCTGCATAATAAGATTGCTGAATATAGCGCCCTTCGTCATGCACATTTACAATATTTCTTTCTTTTCCAGATTCCGAAATATAAAAAATAGCCCCACCTCTGGTTAAATCTAATTTTAATTCTAAAATACCATTATCTATTCCAACTTCCTTTAAGTTTGTATCTACGATTGTTGCAACTGGTTTTTGTTTGTTTTTCTTGAAACCTTCACAACTTATTATAGTTAATAGAATTAACACTCCAACAATAAAATTTCTCATGGCTAGCTATTTCTTTACTGTTTGAATAGTTACAGGCCCTAATAGTCCTGATGAAATCAATTCCTCTTCTTTTTTGGCACTATCAACAATAACCCAAGTAGTTCGCTCATCTTTATCTAATTCTCGGTCTCCCGTCAATCTGTTTCTCCACACATTAACCACTTCTATTTCTATAGTATTTTCGCCATTTTTAAGTGCAGAAGTTGCGTTTAATTTAAAAGGCGCAATCCATGTAGTACCGATATCTTTTCCATTAATTTTTACAGATGCCATAACTCCAACTTTTCCTAAATCGATATATATATCTGTCATTTCTTCTTCTTTAGAATACATAAAATTAGATGTATAAACAGCAGTACCTGAATAAAACTTTATTTTATCATTTTCACTATCAATCCAATCTGTTAATTTAGGAAGTTCTAAAACTTGTTTTGGTCCAATGTCTTTGTTTTTAAAATCAACCTTCCATGGATTATTTAATGTTTGAACGATATTGGTTTCAGGAAAATTACTTTCACTTTTTAATGTTTCACCCATGTTATTTGATGTACTAAAAACAACAAACCAACTTTGTAAAGCTTCCATTTTTATTGGTACTGCTGTACGGCCATTTAGTTCTTTAAAATCGGGTAAATCTTTAATTGTTCCATTAACGGCATCCCAAAGTTGAGGTTTCATCCCTTTTACTCTAAATGAAGGTGTAAACTCAATAGCTTTATCACTTTGATTGGTTAAGAAATAAATTTCTATTCCTGGCATTGTTCGGTGTGTCCAAAGCACAGATGCTTGTCCATTTAAATCAACATCTTTATCAATATTTAATTTTGTAAGTGCCTCTTGTAATTCCAAACCATCAGCAATAGCCCCTTGCCCATACGTTTTTAATGCTTCGTCGCTAGATCCCCACATTTTATTGGCTATTTCTTTAACTTTAATATCACTTTCTGGATAATTTTGTAAGCTTGGAGATTTTTTGGGTGCTTGTCCGTAAATTTTTCCTCCTTGGGCTACTAACGTTTCTATTTTCTCTAATAACTCTGGTCTCATGGTATCAAAAGGAGGTAAAACCATCAAACTATACGTCATACCATCAGGCAACATAAACTTACCATCTTTAACTGATAAATTATCTAAAATAACTTCAGCATTAATATAATCATAAGAATACCCCTCTGGCAATTCAGGATTTCTAACGCCCGTCATTATAGGAGCATCTTCACCAATAAAATAACACACATCTGCAGCATATTTACCCTGTTGTAGCATATGCTGTGATCTTCTCAAATAATCAAAATAAGCTTTCGATTTTTTAAACCAAGTATTATGGCGGTTAAATTCTGTACTAAACCAAGCATTAACACCTGGCACCCTATTATCATCTGGTTGATGAATATATAAATGCAATACAAAATGATTAATACCTTCGGTTAAAGACCAATCGCCTCGTTTTTTTAGCATTGCTGGATGCCTAACATATGAACGTTGTCCTGCTGTAAAAGCTTCAGCAGACACTCTGTTTTTCCCATAAATGTGAGCAGCAGACGATGCCGACTTACATTCAATATCTCCTAAAGTGCCTTCATTCCAAAACTCGCCACTTACCAAATCCGACTGCCCTCCATACATTAAAAACTCTGAAGGAAATCCCCAATGTCCATAGTTTTCTAACCACAATTGCAAATTATCCTCATTACTTGACTCTCTAAGCCCACCTGTATATTCATAAGCTACGGCATCTGCAATAGAACGACGTAAATCCCATAAAAAACGTTCAGATTCTTCCACACTTCCTACAATTCTGCCTGTAAAAACAGGTAAGTATTTTATAGGGCTATAACCAAATTTGGCTTCAAATTTTTCAGCATAACCATCTGTCCAGTTTTGCGACCCCATTTCATAACTATCTGCAATAACATATTTAAAAGCACTTTTGCTTTCCTCTGGAATGCGTTTTAAAAATTCTCCAATAAATTGTTTGTAATGAAATTGAGCCAAGGCTTTATTAGCTTTATCAACCTCATACCCTTTTCCTTGCGGTGCCGATGGTGAATTTTTTGTACCGGTTGGAGTCATCCCAAAACGCTGAATGGTCCACAAACCTGCAGGAGCCTCCCAATTAAGTTTTCCATTAGCATCCATTTTATCGCTGATATTAATAACTGCGTTAGAACCCACTTTTAAAGCCGAATCTACAGATTCTTGCTGATTCCATTTATAACTATCCCAAGCCGGAAATGGTGTTGGGTGCATTTTTGCTAAACTTTTTCTAGCATAACTTTCTATTCCTGAAGCTTCTGAAATAGAAACCTCTGCTAGATCCCATTCACCTTTTTGCTGAGCAGGGTTCCCTTTTATTAATTGTTTAAACTTTATTTTAAAACTGTTAGATTTTATATTTGCTAAGCTTACCAATAAGGGTGCATATTTATCTGCCCCCACATTTGGTGTTAGCTTTCTCCTGTCAACAGTAAATGCTTTAATCTTTTTATATTCACCATCCATTTCAGCAAAAATCTCCCCACTTAAAAACATGTTTTTTCTACCAGGAATAATACGTAAACTATTAGCAGTTAACTCTTTTTCTGTAGTTAATTCTATTTCATAAGAATCAATATTATTTGAAAATCTTGCTACAGACACCTTATCGTTATCGATAAGGCTTTTTGCGTTTTTAATACTGGGCGTTACAACAATTTTAGTACTTTTCCGAGATGTACTATGCGATTCGTTATCTATTGATGGAAAAGCTAAAACATAAATATCTTGAAATTCTTTTTCAGGTTGTACCAAATCTAAATCTATAGTTTTACCGCCTTCAACTTTCACTTCAGAATACGTTACATAACGCATTGCCATTTCTGATGTTATCCAAGGCCCGCCAGATTGACTCCATCCTGGACAGTTAAATGCCCCTATGTCAACACCAATACGCTTCCCTTCATTTACGGCGTGTACCATATGGCTCCACCAATCTTCACTTAGCATAGGCACTTTACCATCTTTTTCATCAGGATTTATATTTCCTATTAAAGCGCCACCAATACCAGCAGCTTTCATAGCTTCTAAATCTTTGGTAATTCCATCTTTAGAAATATCATCACCAATCCAATACCAATAACACCATAATGTATTGTCTTCCGAAGGGGTAACAAATCCGGTTTTCAACTTCCCTAAATCGGGCTTTTTAACTTCACTCGGTGTTTCGCAACTATGGAATATAAATGCGGTTAAAACTATGATAATTTTAAAATTTTTCAATAGAAAATTCATACGTGATACAACTTGTAATTATTAGACTCTTTAATAAGTTTGTGTAAATAAACACATAAATGTTATAAAATCTATCCTGCCCTTTACTGCCTATC
The window above is part of the Algibacter sp. L3A6 genome. Proteins encoded here:
- a CDS encoding T9SS type A sorting domain-containing protein → MIKTKIFATIALSAFFNSYAQTTDNPPQNIVLITDDHRETTHKLDVNGANNFQIGITSNAGGVINSIVIPGQGDIVGEKADLYGRAVQATMRDAAHQDKYNPTQAGFNKRVGNIITSVKGQNDNGTLEIVPNGTIVNKKLTVGPFRMALWKADGQYDFTENEFAPDGLGGTRKVDDSYNFDNEDSDQDELEEDDSITHTMEVGSPFIFYGEYENYLLNDDGLDLGAASVVRHYYEIQYRRNPDHSLEQFRFGEFTDRKTGEILPILNTDYLGVSTDEIPNEYKKNNNYVTTYKDMTYLKCPYNARYDRSQWDPRYRFYRNAAPGSPWQREDRVAKKALKLSRAQSDQGYMITDETSATSTTGKAFALFRPLSEININSIIGREKKGRKIVYAQNRSPETEVGMNDNRVRAGETGMSLVGFNDRPAYLINPAALRDIFESYRSEIFMIYGTPRQCATAINRLKAFYASSANKISAKKNSQSDVLENTFNVYPNPSKDGSFNLKNSEPWSIYSMSGRKLDEGTGNQAKLSNPKKGMYIIRQAGAAYKVIVE
- a CDS encoding sulfatase-like hydrolase/transferase, yielding MLIKKGNKIDKYIIVITLLLISFLDVKAQDNPPNIVLIMADDFGVECVNAYGGTSYKTPNIDKLALQGIKFENCHSQPVCTPSRVQIMTGQYNVRNYTRFADLDRSQATFGNLLKNAGYKTAIAGKWQLGKEKDSPQHFGFDKSCLWQQSRPRVNKAKHDTRFSNPILEINGKVKSFTNGEFGPDIVSDFICDFIEENKNEQFFAYYPMILTHCPFIPTPDSKDWDSKSMGSKVYKGDPKYFPEMVAYMDGLVGKIVTKIEDLGLSENTIIIFTGDNGTDKPIVSMFRGKEYIGGKTKTTDNGTHVPFVARWDGKIKANTKNFDLIDFSDVLPTICEIANADVPSIIPVDGVSFLPQLFGKKGNPKKSIYSWFSGHGDLKRLKEFARNKEYKLYATGKFYNVKNDLYEQQPLPLESLSRQERNVYKELKKTLSVYKHARTKK
- a CDS encoding sulfatase — translated: MIPFKKLSLLVIGITMLLSCNLKKGNTTQVTKESKPNVLIILADQWRAQATGYAGDPNVKTPALDSLAAMSVNFKNAVSGMPVCSPFKASLLTGQRPLTHGVFMNDVQLDTNAVTMAKILAKEGYSTGFVGKWHIDGHGRLQNVMPGNRRQGFQFWMGNECTHNYNGSVYYDNDDPKRKIWKGYDTFAQTDAAINYMNDRKLANNPFLMLLSYGTPHAPYHSAPKEYRDLFNPDDIKLRENVPVNMKKKVREDLAGYYAHITALDDMIGKVVRNLRKNSQLDNTIIVVTADHGDLLGSHGAYKKQQPYNESAGVPMLYYIPEKLKIAPGIKDALMNSEDILPTILALCDVKIPDTVEGINYRPYLEGKEKNVGESTLLTCVQPFGQWNKVQHGGKEYRALKTKRYTYAKDLDGPWLLFDDEKDPYQMNNLIGNVAYASLQKELDKKLIERLVETEDDFLPGMEYIKKWGYPLDATGTVPYTQ
- a CDS encoding PKD domain-containing protein, which gives rise to MSIKISYIICITFILGFSFCFYGQRSKEYKIYQFPKADMPSIDGRFLEWNQIPNSYIIRLADMKGAQKGLESNLDPKDYNITVKVAWVNGLNRLYFYVEAYDDFWDFNDKGLQQDIFEVVVDGDLSGGPFIKKDNGNLDHFSFEKLHFKGHGAHAQNYHVFTPVKNKDAAMVWGNTPWLKDFPYFNIAYDYNFKHGEKGNLKMEFWITPFDHADISGIDKSTISQLEENEIIGLSWCVIDYDGEKSRDFIHLADDLKMIRDASYLNFFRLMPLDENHRKPIEANWSFLELDRKERWIQFKDESFGVIETWHWDFGDGKESFEKSPSHFYDKAGEWIVVLTVSGPKGVDIRSKVWDVVTE
- a CDS encoding glycosyl hydrolase, which encodes MKNFKIIIVLTAFIFHSCETPSEVKKPDLGKLKTGFVTPSEDNTLWCYWYWIGDDISKDGITKDLEAMKAAGIGGALIGNINPDEKDGKVPMLSEDWWSHMVHAVNEGKRIGVDIGAFNCPGWSQSGGPWITSEMAMRYVTYSEVKVEGGKTIDLDLVQPEKEFQDIYVLAFPSIDNESHSTSRKSTKIVVTPSIKNAKSLIDNDKVSVARFSNNIDSYEIELTTEKELTANSLRIIPGRKNMFLSGEIFAEMDGEYKKIKAFTVDRRKLTPNVGADKYAPLLVSLANIKSNSFKIKFKQLIKGNPAQQKGEWDLAEVSISEASGIESYARKSLAKMHPTPFPAWDSYKWNQQESVDSALKVGSNAVINISDKMDANGKLNWEAPAGLWTIQRFGMTPTGTKNSPSAPQGKGYEVDKANKALAQFHYKQFIGEFLKRIPEESKSAFKYVIADSYEMGSQNWTDGYAEKFEAKFGYSPIKYLPVFTGRIVGSVEESERFLWDLRRSIADAVAYEYTGGLRESSNEDNLQLWLENYGHWGFPSEFLMYGGQSDLVSGEFWNEGTLGDIECKSASSAAHIYGKNRVSAEAFTAGQRSYVRHPAMLKKRGDWSLTEGINHFVLHLYIHQPDDNRVPGVNAWFSTEFNRHNTWFKKSKAYFDYLRRSQHMLQQGKYAADVCYFIGEDAPIMTGVRNPELPEGYSYDYINAEVILDNLSVKDGKFMLPDGMTYSLMVLPPFDTMRPELLEKIETLVAQGGKIYGQAPKKSPSLQNYPESDIKVKEIANKMWGSSDEALKTYGQGAIADGLELQEALTKLNIDKDVDLNGQASVLWTHRTMPGIEIYFLTNQSDKAIEFTPSFRVKGMKPQLWDAVNGTIKDLPDFKELNGRTAVPIKMEALQSWFVVFSTSNNMGETLKSESNFPETNIVQTLNNPWKVDFKNKDIGPKQVLELPKLTDWIDSENDKIKFYSGTAVYTSNFMYSKEEEMTDIYIDLGKVGVMASVKINGKDIGTTWIAPFKLNATSALKNGENTIEIEVVNVWRNRLTGDRELDKDERTTWVIVDSAKKEEELISSGLLGPVTIQTVKK